The following coding sequences lie in one Drosophila bipectinata strain 14024-0381.07 chromosome XR, DbipHiC1v2, whole genome shotgun sequence genomic window:
- the LOC108123686 gene encoding sepiapterin reductase, with protein MAAKRMDLNKRTFLVLSGTSNPLGQSLALEFCKRLGTGSLALILDEDDQKLMKVKDLLRNELKSKTVTIKTGQLDENHSNGYLLMNQILEEAKDMRFERSIVLHNEGETATEVLLEPQTSQEWQLYVRKQLYGPVALSQKWLQSKYLENVEKLAVNVTSSLLVRPLIYGGLLCSCKRARDMYFRAMAAEESRSGVSVLSFSPGLMAEHQTQCDVNGNEIRVEDVVASKKLLQLPRIQPVQATLKLLNILEEISFVSGHDVDYYDTFVL; from the coding sequence ATGGCAGCAAAGAGAATGGATTTAAATAAGCGCACTTTCCTGGTGCTCAGCGGCACCTCGAATCCTCTGGGCCAGTCCTTGGCTTTGGAGTTCTGCAAGCGTCTGGGCACCGGATCCCTGGCCCTAATCCTGGACGAAGATGACCAGAAGCTGATGAAAGTGAAGGACCTCCTTCGGAACGAACTGAAATCGAAGACTGTCACAATAAAAACTGGCCAGCTCGACGAAAATCACTCGAATGGCTACCTTCTGATGAACCAGATCTTGGAGGAGGCGAAGGATATGCGCTTCGAACGATCCATCGTCCTGCACAACGAGGGCGAGACCGCCACCGAAGTCCTTTTGGAGCCGCAGACCTCCCAGGAGTGGCAGCTGTACGTCCGGAAGCAGCTGTACGGACCCGTGGCGTTGAGCCAGAAATGGCTGCAATCCAAGTACCTGGAGAATGTCGAGAAGCTGGCCGTGAATGTGACCTCGTCCTTGTTGGTGCGACCACTGATCTACGGTGGTCTGCTCTGCTCCTGTAAGCGGGCCAGGGACATGTACTTCCGGGCCATGGCCGCCGAGGAGTCCCGCTCCGGAGTGAGCGTTCTCAGCTTCTCCCCCGGCCTGATGGCCGAACACCAGACCCAGTGCGACGTAAACGGAAACGAGATCCGGGTGGAGGATGTGGTAGCTAGCAAGAAGCTGCTCCAGCTACCCAGGATCCAGCCGGTGCAGGCCACCTTGAAGCTGCTCAACATTCTGGAGGAGATCTCCTTTGTCTCCGGCCACGATGTCGACTACTACGACACCTTTGTTTTATGA
- the LOC108123693 gene encoding uncharacterized protein: MRKMQILVVTRDGRKSIYEADRFGTVGNLKTRIGRNMSVPMGFSRLVYKGRILSNQSVLEDAGVKRMSTLELFWQPLVFTPKQFREKEGDMDKLELKQRGTGSNITESYDQMLKTGGAVKASGSFAGGQSMGGDVPNPSCSGSAKFALPAVIRSSSKLQEVDEEELEDLTSLSSDELEFLAAYRRPKAKDEMKPQDELLDREKELPFKDLGLASTVFPLADAKGVEVKEEKKPPAVETVATTTSPSYKKKNKKNRKKK, from the coding sequence ATGCGCAAGATGCAGATACTCGTGGTGACCCGTGACGGCAGGAAGAGCATCTACGAGGCCGACCGGTTTGGTACGGTCGGCAACCTGAAGACTCGGATCGGACGCAACATGTCCGTGCCGATGGGCTTCAGCCGGCTGGTGTACAAGGGCCGCATCCTTTCCAACCAGAGCGTCCTCGAGGACGCCGGCGTGAAGCGTATGTCGACGCTGGAGCTATTCTGGCAGCCGCTGGTGTTCACCCCGAAGCAGTTCCGCGAGAAGGAGGGCGACATGGACAAGCTTGAGCTGAAGCAGCGCGGCACTGGCAGCAACATTACCGAGAGCTATGACCAGATGTTAAAGACCGGGGGCGCTGTGAAGGCCTCCGGCAGTTTTGCAGGCGGCCAGTCGATGGGCGGCGACGTTCCCAATCCATCCTGCAGCGGATCGGCCAAGTTCGCACTGCCAGCGGTCATCCGCTCCAGCAGCAAGCTGCAGGAAGTCGATgaggaggagctggaggatCTCACCTCCCTGTCCTCCGATGAACTGGAGTTCCTCGCCGCCTATCGACGTCCCAAGGCCAAGGATGAGATGAAGCCCCAGGACGAGCTGTTGGATCGTGAGAAAGAGCTGCCCTTCAAGGATCTTGGCCTGGCGTCCACGGTATTCCCTTTGGCAGACGCCAAGGGCGTGGAGGTAAAGGAGGAGAAGAAGCCGCCAGCAGTGGAGACTGTCGCCACGACCACCTCGCCCAGCTACaagaagaagaacaagaaaaACCGCAAGAAGAAGTAG
- the Es2 gene encoding splicing factor ESS-2 homolog, protein MSETPRTPATPGTPGTPGSLAMEMARAQNSALAEFKKPTELVRRKNKPKILTEEKYVEEMAKIIQRDFFPDLEKLRAQNDYLDAESRRDFVQMSEIRERYSLGRIPGMGSSRRGSRLRNQRNNAMSPATFETPVSNNGSSTPLPPSRETNRPNSPSPSEKSSAESCVKGIASKMSLDVFLHNYTSEDNNSFQEIIETAEAKLRQKYAVLFNCEKMSAERLQRALTLPSIEKQFEGADPMRMIETWKYTNMNSVMYVPDGVELTDEERVQAAKRKQSIQHKATRLPDEAQYPEGASNKKADAVAILDACALSTGDGTATPRFRGYDLLRTPSPRPGEDFSPIMTWGEIDGTPFRLDGGDTPMRPTQGPSFRINENSRRENIALALAEKVSEKMRNQKQMALDTARKNIGSPLIRSSMERLASMSPAAQRFATGKIGIRASPVMPHTPSPNRFKRQKVTPGVVRSNTPQQRQTPQQLRTISTPSKNTPIDTGSTLTDDLLKIPTKRRATAADFF, encoded by the exons ATGTCCGAGACGCCCAGGACGCCAGCAACGCCGGGAACTCCCGGAACACCTGGCAGCCTTGCCATGGAGATGGCCAGAGCCCAGAACTCGGCGCTGGCGGAATTCAAGAAGCCCACGGAGCTGGTGCGTcgcaaaaacaaaccaaagaTCCTCACCGAGGAAAAATACGTCGAGGAGATGGCAAAAATTATACAGCGCGACTTCTTCCCGGATCTGGAAAAGTTGCGGGCCCAGAACGATTACCTGGATGCAGAATCCCGCAGGGATTTCGTGCAAATGTCGGAAATACGAGAGCGCTACAGTCTGGGCAGGATTCCCGGTATGGGAAGCTCCAGGAGAGGTAGTAGATTAAGGAACCAAAGGAACAATG CCATGTCCCCCGCCACTTTTGAGACACCTGTAAGTAACAATGGCAGCAGTACGCCACTGCCTCCCTCCCGAGAAACAAACAGACCCAACTCCCCGTCTCCATCCGAAAAAAGTTCCGCTGAAAGTTGTGTGAAAGGCATCGCCTCCAAGATGTCACTGGACGTGTTTCTGCATAACTACACCAGCGAGGATAATAATAGTTTTCAGGAAATCATTGAAACGGCAGAGGCCAAGCTCCGCCAGAAGTATGCTGTGCTCTTTAATTGCGAGAAGATGTCGGCGGAGCGACTGCAGCGGGCCCTGACGCTGCCCAGCATCGAGAAACAGTTTGAAGGCGCTGATCCGATGCGGATGATCGAGACATGGAAGTACACCAACATGAATTCCGTAATGTACGTACCTGACGGTGTTGAGCTTACGGATGAGGAACGGGTCCAGGCGGCAAAACGAAAGCAAAGCATCCAACACAAGGCCACTCGTTTGCCGGACGAGGCACAATACCCCGAGGGAGCGTCAAACAAGAAAGCTGACGCTGTCGCAATACTCGATGCTTGTGCGCTAAGCACGGGCGATGGCACAGCCACGCCCAGATTCAGGGGCTACGACCTCCTGCGCACCCCCTCGCCCCGACCCGGCGAGGATTTCTCGCCCATAATGACCTGGGGCGAGATAGACGGCACTCCGTTTCGTCTTGATGGCGGGGACACCCCCATGCGTCCCACCCAGGGTCCCTCGTTCCGGATAAACGAGAATTCGCGCCGTGAGAACATAGCCCTCGCCCTGGCCGAGAAGGTCAGCGAGAAGATGCGTAATCAAAAGCAAATGGCTTTGGATACGGCCCGCAAGAATATCGGATCGCCCCTGATCCGGTCCAGCATGGAGCGCTTGGCCAGCATGTCGCCGGCAGCTCAAAGATTTGCCACCGGAAAAATCGGAATCCGAGCATCGCCCGTTATGCCGCACACCCCATCACCGAATAGGTTCAAGAGACAGAAAGTTACGCCGGGTGTCGTAAGAAGCAACACACCACAACAGAGACAAACGCCACAGCAGCTGCGAACGATCAGCACACCGTCCAAGAACACGCCCATCGATACGGGCTCCACGCTGACCGACGATCTGCTGAAGATTCCCACCAAGAGACGGGCGACAGCGGCCGACTTCTTCTAG
- the Cp7Fa gene encoding uncharacterized protein Cp7Fa isoform X1 encodes MMPTSCKLIFCLLLAMYSIQVLMAACVCSEKGSDYCQGCQGPTVIRPKPRYYEPSEVNLSPIGDNCWCSKQLIEPAQLPKTCGKTTPCKPTCSCQQSTDSSYAGSSSTGSVYGNIAYAAEKTQDDSPAADPISVSLAAQAGKAINVPEAKLAYGFAQKPVDGEKKVYFSDVPEENLFKLKSEVITLKKRTYVAKQEEEEYAEEEEEEQSSGDEEAAPQLTYKQLGYAAEQFKNPKFKKISSSSSSSSYASKDYKDSGDSYGKVAGKVSVDCGFKPGKITSYRNSKRLETEGSYY; translated from the exons ATGATGCCAACAAGCTGTAAACTCATTTTTTGCCTGCTTCTGGCCATGTACAGCATACAAGTG CTAATGGCCGCCTGTGTGTGCTCCGAAAAGGGCTCAGACTACTGCCAGGGCTGTCAAGGACCCACCGTGATCCGGCCGAAGCCGCGCTACTACGAGCCCAGCGAGGTGAACCTCTCCCCCATCGGCGACAACTGCTGGTGCAGCAAGCAACTGATCGAGCCGGCACAGCTGCCGAAGACCTGCGGAAAA ACCACGCCCTGCAAGCCCACCTGCTCCTGCCAGCAGTCGACAGACAGCAGCTATGCCGGATCATCCAGCACCGGTTCCGTCTACGGAAA CATCGCTTATGCGGCGGAAAAGACCCAGGATGACAGTCCGGCGGCGGATCCCATTAGTGTGAGCCTGGCCGCCCAGGCTGGAAAGGCCATCAATGTTCCGGAGGCCAAACTGGCCTATGGATTCGCCCAGAAGCCCGTCGATGGCGAGAAGAAGGTCTACTTCTCGGACGTGCCAGAGGAGAATCTGTTCAAGCTGAAGAGCGAGGTGATCACCCTGAAGAAGCGCACCTACGTGGCcaagcaggaggaggaggagtacgccgaggaggaggaggaggagcagtcCTCCGGAGACGAGGAGGCTGCCCCCCAACTGACCTACAAGCAACTGGGCTACGCTGCCGAGCAGTTCAAGAATCCCAAGTTCAAGAAGATCAGCTCCAGCTCTAGCTCCAGCTCCTACGCCTCCAAGGACTACAAGGACTCTGGTGACAGTTACGGCAAGGTGGCCGGCAAGGTGTCCGTGGACTGCGGCTTCAAGCCCGGCAAGATCACCTCGTACAGGAACTCGAAACGCCTGGAAACCGAAGGCAGTTACTACTAA
- the Sptr gene encoding sepiapterin reductase produces the protein MNLSQRTYLIVTGASRGIGREFAQQLSGRIGQEGSVVALLGRNLPLLQETKDHILAKNPLLTVHTFSLELSTAKAGDFAKILEDSTGNGAFERAIVIHNAGTVGDTSKRAREIGDTALLQNYFHTNVFSCMSLNSQFMKVFQKVQKLIVNLSTLAAIAPISSMGYYCSVKAAREMFFRVLALEESAPDTLVLNYAPGMIDTQMTVQVQQEAHDPAIVAMFRDQRETNTMLTAAQTTERFIAVLEAQKFKSGDHVDYRDEEY, from the coding sequence ATGAATCTGAGCCAGCGGACTTACCTCATCGTTACCGGAGCATCCCGGGGCATAGGCCGTGAGTTCGCCCAGCAGCTATCCGGTCGCATCGGGCAGGAGGGATCCGTGGTGGCGCTGTTGGGCCGCAATCTGCCGCTTCTCCAGGAGACCAAGGAccacattttggccaaaaatccaCTCCTAACTGTTCACACGTTCTCCCTGGAACTGTCCACGGCCAAGGCGGGTGACTTTGCCAAGATCTTGGAGGATTCCACCGGCAACGGGGCCTTCGAACGTGCCATAGTGATCCACAATGCCGGCACAGTGGGCGACACCTCGAAACGGGCCAGGGAAATCGGAGATACGGCCCTGCTGCAGAATTACTTCCACACCAACGTATTCTCCTGCATGTCCCTGAACTCCCAGTTCATGAAAGTCTTCCAAAAAGTCCAAAAGTTGATCGTGAATCTCAGCACCTTGGCGGCGATAGCTCCCATCTCTTCGATGGGCTATTACTGCTCGGTGAAGGCGGCCCGTGAGATGTTCTTCCGCGTCCTGGCCCTGGAGGAGAGCGCCCCGGACACTCTCGTTCTCAACTACGCCCCGGGCATGATCGACACCCAGATGACCGTCCAGGTGCAGCAGGAGGCCCATGATCCCGCCATTGTGGCCATGTTCCGGGATCAGCGGGAGACCAACACCATGCTGACCGCTGCCCAGACCACCGAGCGCTTCATAGCAGTCCTCGAGGCGCAGAAGTTCAAGTCCGGCGACCACGTCGACTACAGGGACGAGGAGTATTAG
- the Cp7Fa gene encoding uncharacterized protein Cp7Fa isoform X2: MMPTSCKLIFCLLLAMYSIQVLMAACVCSEKGSDYCQGCQGPTVIRPKPRYYEPSEVNLSPIGDNCWCSKQLIEPAQLPKTCGKVREIFQYMNAFNNLLGRRWLENAIEFKTQAAQRLAERLQRLEHIDCYKRGTTPCKPTCSCQQSTDSSYAGSSSTGSVYGNIAYAAEKTQDDSPAADPISVSLAAQAGKAINVPEAKLAYGFAQKPVDGEKKVYFSDVPEENLFKLKSEVITLKKRTYVAKQEEEEYAEEEEEEQSSGDEEAAPQLTYKQLGYAAEQFKNPKFKKISSSSSSSSYASKDYKDSGDSYGKVAGKVSVDCGFKPGKITSYRNSKRLETEGSYY, translated from the exons ATGATGCCAACAAGCTGTAAACTCATTTTTTGCCTGCTTCTGGCCATGTACAGCATACAAGTG CTAATGGCCGCCTGTGTGTGCTCCGAAAAGGGCTCAGACTACTGCCAGGGCTGTCAAGGACCCACCGTGATCCGGCCGAAGCCGCGCTACTACGAGCCCAGCGAGGTGAACCTCTCCCCCATCGGCGACAACTGCTGGTGCAGCAAGCAACTGATCGAGCCGGCACAGCTGCCGAAGACCTGCGGAAAAGTACGTGAGATCTTCCAGTATATGAACGCCTTCAATAATTTATTGGGTCGCCGGTGGCTCGAGAACGCCATAGAGTTCAAGACCCAGGCGGCCCAGCGTCTGGCGGAGCGATTGCAGCGTCTGGAGCACATCGACTGCTACAAGCGTGG GACCACGCCCTGCAAGCCCACCTGCTCCTGCCAGCAGTCGACAGACAGCAGCTATGCCGGATCATCCAGCACCGGTTCCGTCTACGGAAA CATCGCTTATGCGGCGGAAAAGACCCAGGATGACAGTCCGGCGGCGGATCCCATTAGTGTGAGCCTGGCCGCCCAGGCTGGAAAGGCCATCAATGTTCCGGAGGCCAAACTGGCCTATGGATTCGCCCAGAAGCCCGTCGATGGCGAGAAGAAGGTCTACTTCTCGGACGTGCCAGAGGAGAATCTGTTCAAGCTGAAGAGCGAGGTGATCACCCTGAAGAAGCGCACCTACGTGGCcaagcaggaggaggaggagtacgccgaggaggaggaggaggagcagtcCTCCGGAGACGAGGAGGCTGCCCCCCAACTGACCTACAAGCAACTGGGCTACGCTGCCGAGCAGTTCAAGAATCCCAAGTTCAAGAAGATCAGCTCCAGCTCTAGCTCCAGCTCCTACGCCTCCAAGGACTACAAGGACTCTGGTGACAGTTACGGCAAGGTGGCCGGCAAGGTGTCCGTGGACTGCGGCTTCAAGCCCGGCAAGATCACCTCGTACAGGAACTCGAAACGCCTGGAAACCGAAGGCAGTTACTACTAA
- the LOC108123639 gene encoding uncharacterized protein translates to MKYYLLVIAAVSFLTYISCDGCIQCHSKTNVRCATDPLSILNRNCSDGTSNCFSRVVDGYTIRGCAADLNNATRASCNNELECVLCTYSEGCNRNVFPQSRTQCLQCSGNNTSSSCAVETYSVPTICPIYKFGDRCYIRNSNRTVDGSFQRGCLTTAQSNKQCVKDGNCFLCDGRGCNFLSANDTQIPLARDSGVQIALSMSVLVGAMLAAWQF, encoded by the exons ATGAAGTACTACCTGTTAGTCATTGCTGCCGTGTCATTTCTGACCTACATCAGTTGTG ATGGATGCATCCAGTGCCACTCGAAGACCAATGTACGCTGTGCCACCGATCCCCTCTCGATCCTGAACAGGAACTGCTCCGACGGAACCTCCAACTGCTTCTCCCGTGTCGTTG ATGGTTACACGATTCGTGGTTGTGCCGCCGACCTGAACAACGCCACACGCGCCTCGTGCAACAACGAACTGGAGTGCGTGCTCTGCACCTACTCCGAGGGCTGCAACCGCAACGTGTTCCCCCAGAGCCGGACGCAGTGCCTGCAGTGCTCCGGCAACAACACCTCCTCGTCCTGCGCCGTCGAGACGTACAGCGTGCCCACCATCTGCCCCATCTACAAGTTCGGTGACCGGTGCTACATCCGCAACAGCAACCGCACCGTCGACGGATCCTTCCAGCGCGGCTGCCTCACCACCGCCCAGAGCAACAAGCAGTGCGTTAAGGACGGCAACTGCTTCCTCTGCGACGGCCGTGGCTGCAACTTCCTGAGCGCCAACGACACCCAGATCCCCCTTGCCCGCGACTCTGGCGTCCAGATAGCTCTCTCTATGTCCGTCCTCGTCGGAGCTATGCTCGCCGCCTGGCAATTCTAG